In a single window of the Anaerocolumna cellulosilytica genome:
- a CDS encoding helix-turn-helix domain-containing protein, translated as MFNTSEVGRKIASLRKEKNLTQMELADMIGVSYQAVSNWERGNSMPDISKLPELVNFLNCSIDELLCNEKEGLLVEHIIKGDSADYVREEKVTIREIADTAPLLRPSQTETLLDTIIKENEDKFSIKELIMIAPFVGEKYLDEFVKRIDSVEHIKELTGLAPFLNKESLDYLAGLATQVGRIKDLISLAPFLSKETLDGIVKRCEDDGNIKDIIGLAPFLAKETLDTIVLKAMEHDDMRQCTGLYPFLGKDTLQKLADEIVKKHGFKEISSMLPFLSDK; from the coding sequence ATGTTTAATACAAGTGAAGTAGGAAGAAAAATTGCCAGTTTAAGAAAAGAGAAGAACCTTACACAAATGGAACTTGCAGATATGATAGGAGTAAGTTATCAGGCGGTTAGTAATTGGGAGAGAGGGAATTCTATGCCGGATATTTCAAAGCTGCCGGAGCTGGTGAATTTTTTAAACTGTAGTATTGACGAACTTTTATGCAATGAAAAAGAAGGGCTGCTGGTAGAACATATAATCAAAGGAGATTCCGCAGACTATGTAAGAGAAGAAAAAGTTACAATTAGAGAAATAGCGGATACGGCACCTTTATTAAGACCAAGTCAGACGGAAACCCTTTTGGATACTATTATTAAAGAAAACGAAGACAAATTTTCCATAAAGGAATTAATTATGATTGCTCCCTTTGTTGGAGAAAAGTATCTGGATGAATTCGTAAAGCGGATAGACAGTGTAGAACATATAAAAGAGTTAACAGGTCTGGCACCTTTTTTAAACAAAGAATCTCTGGATTACTTGGCAGGTCTGGCCACTCAGGTGGGGAGAATCAAAGATTTAATCAGCCTGGCACCCTTCTTAAGTAAGGAGACTCTGGATGGTATTGTAAAAAGATGTGAGGATGATGGAAATATAAAAGATATAATCGGACTTGCTCCATTTCTGGCAAAAGAAACCTTGGATACGATTGTTTTAAAGGCAATGGAGCACGATGATATGAGACAGTGTACAGGTTTGTATCCCTTCTTAGGAAAGGACACGTTACAAAAGTTAGCGGATGAAATAGTGAAAAAGCATGGCTTTAAGGAAATTAGCTCTATGTTACCTTTTTTATCTGATAAATAA
- a CDS encoding GIY-YIG nuclease family protein: MSEIKDTIKARLSSLPELPGIYKMLDKNGNIIYIGKSKCLKKRVKSYFTKTPAWEKVKKMVNLIAEINYEVTDTHLEARLLECELIKYYKPFFNAQMKNDQQYVYLKVNAYNMHNPLAVIHEREGTCYGPFRSRSVLTDIVTSLKNIYPITKNESSYQLTYNLLPLTMNRQEYIDNRQVLLELFDTPGELSKLIEVIQLKMMEASSEFRFETASMYRDLLPCIRHLQKGIEGFTALMTRNIVLKLPTPKGIKLFYIKNGTMIHKKLYKAFNKNSLANFINKGNLLVDKLKTEDTPQKEWFLSVTSALPLTDKMTIDFRDILFSEILSLPEEMVIYL; encoded by the coding sequence ATGTCGGAGATAAAGGATACTATCAAAGCACGTTTGAGCAGTCTGCCAGAACTGCCGGGCATTTATAAAATGCTTGATAAGAACGGTAATATTATATACATAGGCAAAAGTAAATGTTTGAAGAAAAGGGTAAAATCTTACTTTACCAAGACACCCGCCTGGGAAAAGGTTAAAAAAATGGTTAACCTGATAGCCGAAATTAATTACGAAGTAACAGATACCCATTTAGAAGCCCGACTGTTAGAATGTGAATTAATTAAATATTACAAGCCTTTTTTTAACGCTCAGATGAAGAATGATCAACAATACGTATACCTTAAGGTTAATGCTTATAATATGCATAATCCACTAGCAGTTATTCACGAGAGAGAAGGTACTTGTTATGGTCCCTTTCGCAGCCGGTCCGTCTTAACAGATATTGTTACCTCCTTAAAAAACATATATCCAATTACCAAAAATGAGAGCTCTTATCAACTTACGTATAACCTGCTTCCCCTCACTATGAACCGGCAGGAGTATATAGACAACAGGCAAGTGCTGTTGGAACTCTTTGATACACCGGGAGAACTCTCGAAATTAATTGAAGTAATTCAGTTAAAAATGATGGAAGCCTCTTCGGAATTTCGGTTTGAGACTGCTTCCATGTACCGTGATTTGCTCCCCTGTATTAGACATTTGCAGAAAGGTATTGAAGGATTCACAGCTTTGATGACTCGTAACATTGTGTTAAAACTGCCTACTCCCAAAGGTATAAAGTTGTTTTACATAAAAAACGGAACTATGATTCATAAAAAACTTTATAAAGCATTTAATAAAAATAGTCTTGCCAATTTCATAAACAAAGGCAATCTTTTAGTGGATAAACTAAAAACAGAAGACACTCCTCAGAAAGAATGGTTTCTTTCAGTAACCTCTGCTCTGCCTTTAACCGATAAAATGACCATTGATTTTAGGGATATCCTTTTTTCCGAAATCTTGTCCCTGCCGGAAGAAATGGTTATATATCTCTAG